A stretch of the Campylobacter sp. 19-13652 genome encodes the following:
- a CDS encoding NUDIX hydrolase — translation MDITITGKEPLINPKFIRPYRLNFIQNGKPRTWECISAMPSVSALLYHKSKDSFVFVRQFRPAVWHATADDSAISKDERGYTYELCAGLLDKGLSEEQTIIEEIAEETGYAVSSLIRITRTRSGFGFSGNAQTMFYAQIDDDMLIGEGGGVEDEYIELFYLPRTMAHEFIFDERYVKGFGLGFALFWWKDKFNLALK, via the coding sequence GTGGATATTACTATAACTGGCAAAGAACCGCTAATCAATCCTAAATTTATCCGCCCATACAGGCTTAATTTTATACAAAACGGCAAGCCTCGCACATGGGAATGTATAAGTGCTATGCCCTCCGTATCTGCACTTTTATACCATAAAAGCAAGGATAGCTTTGTCTTTGTAAGACAGTTTCGCCCAGCAGTTTGGCACGCTACGGCTGACGATAGTGCTATTAGCAAGGATGAGCGCGGCTACACGTATGAACTTTGTGCAGGGCTGCTTGATAAGGGGCTAAGCGAAGAACAAACCATAATCGAGGAAATAGCCGAGGAGACTGGCTACGCAGTATCTTCGCTAATACGCATTACTCGCACTAGAAGTGGCTTTGGCTTTAGCGGCAACGCACAGACTATGTTTTATGCCCAGATTGATGATGATATGCTAATAGGCGAAGGCGGCGGCGTGGAGGATGAGTACATAGAGCTTTTTTACCTGCCTAGGACTATGGCGCATGAGTTTATATTTGATGAGCGATACGTCAAGGGGTTTGGGCTTGGCTTTGCGCTATTTTGGTGGAAGGATAAATTTAATCTAGCGCTTAAATAA
- the thiH gene encoding 2-iminoacetate synthase ThiH: protein MKFKRTDHMSFLAGQQDVGTQMMDEVLAARDKYDPDSYSADDVVLALKKPYRSLADFGALLSPAADEFLEQIAATSKRLTRSAFGENITLFTPLYISNFCENHCVYCGFSEHNNIRRHQLSDEAIRSELEVISATGLQEILLLTGEAPNHTSVEYIANAVRLAREKFKVVGVEIYPLNVDGYAKLKEAGADFVSVYQETYSTDKYERLHLAGNKRIFPYRFAAQERAILGGMRGVSFAALLGIDNWRKDAYATGVHAYLIQQKYPHAEIGFSCPRLRPILGNAKLARLGVSERELLQAVMAYRLLMPLSSITISTRERAHFRDNVIGLVANKMSAGVSVAVGEHSEQEKQGDGQFEIDDTRSVAEVCAAIRSAGLMPLMSEYVYV, encoded by the coding sequence ATGAAGTTTAAACGAACTGACCATATGAGCTTTTTGGCTGGGCAGCAGGATGTGGGTACGCAGATGATGGACGAGGTTTTAGCTGCGCGCGATAAGTACGACCCAGACTCATATAGTGCCGATGATGTGGTTTTAGCGCTTAAAAAGCCGTATCGTAGCTTAGCTGATTTTGGAGCGTTGCTAAGCCCTGCTGCTGATGAGTTTTTAGAGCAGATTGCTGCTACTTCAAAAAGGCTAACAAGAAGTGCCTTTGGAGAAAATATCACCCTTTTTACGCCGCTTTACATTTCAAATTTTTGTGAAAATCACTGCGTTTATTGTGGCTTTAGCGAGCATAATAACATACGTCGCCATCAGCTTAGCGATGAGGCGATACGTTCAGAGCTTGAGGTGATATCTGCTACTGGTTTACAGGAGATATTGCTACTAACTGGCGAAGCTCCAAATCACACGAGTGTCGAATATATCGCAAATGCTGTGCGATTAGCTCGTGAAAAATTTAAAGTCGTGGGAGTTGAAATTTATCCGTTAAATGTGGATGGATATGCGAAGCTTAAAGAGGCTGGGGCGGACTTTGTCAGCGTGTATCAAGAGACTTATAGTACCGACAAATACGAGCGCCTTCACCTAGCTGGTAATAAGCGTATTTTCCCCTACCGCTTTGCAGCACAAGAGCGAGCGATATTAGGTGGCATGCGCGGGGTTAGCTTTGCTGCGCTTTTGGGTATTGATAACTGGCGTAAGGATGCCTATGCCACTGGGGTTCATGCTTATTTAATCCAGCAAAAATACCCCCACGCAGAGATAGGCTTTTCCTGCCCTAGACTACGCCCTATATTAGGCAATGCCAAGCTAGCACGCCTTGGCGTGAGCGAGCGCGAGTTACTGCAGGCTGTTATGGCCTATAGGCTTTTGATGCCGCTTTCAAGTATTACCATATCAACTAGAGAGCGTGCGCATTTTAGAGATAATGTCATAGGGCTTGTAGCAAATAAAATGAGTGCAGGTGTAAGCGTGGCTGTGGGAGAGCATAGCGAGCAAGAAAAGCAGGGCGATGGACAGTTTGAGATAGATGATACTAGAAGCGTGGCTGAGGTTTGCGCGGCTATTAGATCTGCTGGACTAATGCCATTGATGAGTGAGTATGTGTATGTATAA
- a CDS encoding thiazole synthase → MNDTLKLGKFEFNSRFILGSGKYAHELIDAAVNEAGAEIITLAMRRVGESSERNILDFIPKHVTLLPNTSGARTADEAVRIARLGRELGCGDFVKIEVIRDSKYLFPDNAETIKATEILASEGFVVMPYMYPELAAARAMLCAGAACVMPLAAPIGSNAGLAFRAAIEIMINELDAPVIIDAGIGTPAQACEAMQMGAAAVMANTAIATARDVRLMARAFGEAVRAGRAGYLAGLGRVREVASGGEASSPLTGFLGE, encoded by the coding sequence ATGAATGACACTTTAAAATTAGGTAAATTTGAGTTTAACAGCCGCTTTATCCTAGGCTCAGGCAAATACGCCCACGAGCTAATAGACGCTGCCGTAAATGAGGCTGGAGCGGAGATAATAACGCTAGCTATGCGGCGAGTGGGAGAGAGCAGCGAGCGAAATATACTCGATTTTATCCCAAAGCACGTTACGCTTTTGCCAAATACAAGCGGAGCTAGGACGGCCGATGAAGCGGTGCGTATAGCTAGGCTGGGCAGGGAGCTAGGCTGTGGGGACTTTGTCAAAATCGAAGTCATAAGAGATAGCAAATATCTCTTTCCTGATAACGCTGAAACAATAAAAGCGACTGAGATTTTAGCCAGCGAGGGCTTTGTCGTGATGCCATATATGTATCCAGAGCTAGCCGCCGCTAGAGCTATGCTCTGTGCAGGGGCAGCCTGCGTTATGCCCCTAGCTGCGCCCATTGGCTCAAACGCGGGTCTTGCCTTTCGTGCGGCGATTGAGATAATGATAAACGAGCTAGACGCCCCAGTCATCATTGACGCAGGCATAGGCACTCCAGCTCAGGCGTGCGAGGCTATGCAAATGGGTGCGGCTGCAGTAATGGCAAACACCGCCATAGCCACGGCTCGTGATGTGCGGCTAATGGCAAGAGCCTTTGGCGAGGCGGTTAGGGCTGGCAGGGCTGGATATCTAGCTGGGCTTGGTAGAGTGCGAGAAGTGGCAAGTGGAGGAGAGGCGAGCAGTCCGCTGACTGGATTTTTGGGTGAATGA
- a CDS encoding thiamine phosphate synthase — MSLVYAIASPDICVGDFEDRVQRLCKGGVDAIVLRAKWLSEDEYFTLALRLKKLCQSSKTRLVINHFYEVAINLNLDFWASGEWIRDRLDSLGLCYGDFSAFRDLKCGIKSGFYAPAHSLLEAMAALSLGASLLVVSPIFGASCKPNAKPAGVSLIGQIFNEFGGVKIIALGGINPQNAPLCIKSGACGVALLSEPMQTKDPEGFARLYK; from the coding sequence TTGAGCTTAGTTTATGCTATTGCTTCGCCTGATATTTGCGTTGGAGATTTTGAGGATAGAGTGCAAAGGCTTTGCAAAGGAGGCGTTGATGCTATTGTACTGCGCGCTAAATGGCTAAGCGAGGATGAGTATTTTACTTTGGCACTTAGGCTTAAAAAACTGTGCCAAAGTAGCAAAACAAGACTTGTGATAAATCACTTTTATGAGGTTGCTATAAATTTAAACCTCGATTTTTGGGCTAGTGGGGAGTGGATTAGGGATAGGCTTGATAGTCTTGGGCTTTGCTACGGTGATTTTAGTGCTTTTCGTGATCTAAAATGTGGTATTAAAAGCGGTTTTTATGCTCCAGCGCATAGCCTTTTAGAGGCTATGGCGGCGCTTAGCCTCGGAGCTTCTTTGCTCGTTGTATCGCCTATATTTGGCGCTAGCTGCAAGCCAAATGCTAAGCCAGCTGGCGTTAGTTTAATAGGGCAGATTTTTAATGAGTTTGGCGGCGTAAAAATAATCGCTCTAGGTGGGATAAATCCTCAAAATGCGCCCCTTTGCATAAAAAGTGGTGCTTGTGGGGTTGCTTTACTAAGCGAGCCTATGCAGACTAAAGACCCAGAGGGCTTTGCTAGGCTGTATAAATAG